In the Brevundimonas sp. LM2 genome, GTGCGGGCGAAGGCGCGCAGATGCGGGATCAACTGCACGAGCTCGCGCTTGAAACCCTCGTCATCGGCGGACGGAGGCTTGGGCGCGGTCGAGCGCGGTGTTCCCACGCTCACGTCTTGCCTCCACCGGCGGTCCGCTCATCGGCCCGGCGCAGGATCTCCAGGAACTCGTCGGGCACCGGTTCGTTGACGACCTCGTCGAACATATGCCGCAGCTTGACGCCGATGGCCTGCTGGCGAAGGCGGGCCTCTTCCAGCGGGGGCTCGCTCGCGGCCGGGGTCGCGGTGCCAGGCTTGCGCCCTGAATCGGGGGAGTCGATCATCTGTTGCCGGTCGCCAAAGTGAATCCCAATCTCGTCACCGGCTGTACCGGTTTATTGTTCTGCCGAACCCGCTCAACGTCGCCGTTGAAGGCCGGTTCCGGTCTCCAGGGCATTTAATGGTCAAGCTGGCGCGTGTCACGGGAACCGTTGCAGCACGGATACGTTTCCGCCTCTGCGCCGATGTCGTAGAATGCCGGCCGCAACGATTTCTCGGGGATTATCTAAATGAGCCTTCTGGCCAGACTCGCGCCGCATCTGCCCTACGTCCGCCGCTATGCGCGGGCCCTCACCGGCGATCAGGCGACCGGCGACAACTACGTGCGCGTCGCCCTGGAGGCCCTGGCCGCCGGCGAGCGTCAGCTGTCGCCGGACATGACGCCGCGCGTCGCCCTCTATCACGTGTTCCACGCCATCTGGTCGTCGACCGGCGCGCAGCTGGAGGACACCAGCGGTCTGGAGAGCAGCGACGCCTCCAGCCGGCTGATGCGGATCGCGCCGAAGTCGCGGCAGGCCTTCCTGCTGACGGCTCTGGAAGGGTTCACCCCCTCCGAGGCGGCCCAGATCCTGTCCGCCGACGCCCATGGCGTCGAGCGTCTGATCGCCGATGCCCAGGCCGAGATCGACGCCGAACTGGCCACCGACGTCCTGATCATCGAGGACGAGGCCATCATCTCGGCCGACATCGAAAGTCTGGTCCGCGAACTGGGTCACAACGTCACCGCCACGGCGACGACGCATGACGAGGCCGTGGACGCGGTCGCCCGTCACCGGCCCGGCCTGGTCCTGGCCGACATCCAGCTGGCCGACGGCTCGTCGGGCATCGATGCGGTCAAGGACATCCTGAAGCGGTTCGACGTGCCGGTGATCTTCATCACGGCCTTCCCCGAGCGCCTGCTGACCGGCGAACGGCCCGAGCCGACCTTCCTGATCACCAAGCCGTTCCAGCCGGAGACGGTGAAGGCGGCGATCAGCCAGGCCCTGTTCTTCCACCCGTCGCGACAGGACAAGGCCGCGGCCTGATCCACGCGACGTCGCGAAACGGAAAAAGGCCCCGCCGGTGCGAACCGGCGGGGCCTTTTCTTGTCCGCCATCCGATCAGTTGGACGAGGGCGCGGCCTGGACGGTCGGGGCGTTGACGTTGGGCGCTTCGCCGGTCGGCGGGCTGGTCGGCTCTCCGGTCGAGGTGGTCGGGGCGTCCGCCGCCGGGACCCGGTCGTCGTCCGAGAAGGCCTGGGCCTGAGACGTCTGATTGTCGGCGTCGTCGTCGCCGGGCCGATTGAAGGCCCCGCTGAACATCAGGAACACGACGATGAAGCCGATCGCCGTCAGGACGATGGCGATGCCCATGCCGGCCGAGATGCGACGACCGCCTTTGCCGCCCTTGGCGTACTGGGCCTCGACCGGCCGGCCTTCGTGGACGGCGTCGGCGGCCTTGGAATGAGGATCGTCGTGGGACATGCGGGCTCCGGTTGGCTCATGAGGGTCAGGCTGACAACGCCAGCGAAGCGTCGCCGTTCCGGACCGGGGCGTGCGAACCGCCCCACAAAAATATCGCCGGTGTGCGGAACCCAATGGCACCGGCACGCTTATCCTCGTGCGGAGGCGGCGACGCCCCCCCGACCTGGACCCGCCCCCCCGCTGGTCCTTGCCGCCTCCGCGCCTCATTCTCGATGATTGCCCACTCAAGGCGACCCGACCGGGTCGCCTTTTTCTTTGCCTGCGCGATCGGTTGGGCCATGGTGATCTTCAAAAGAAACCCACCGGGAGACGGCGATGGCCCAGCAGAATCGACAATGGGTGCTGCGTCAGCGGCCGCACGGCCTGGTCCAGGACGGCGACCTGGAGCTGGTCTCCACCCCCGTGCCCGACCTGCAGCCCGATGAGCTGCTGATCCGGACCCTTTATCTGTCGCTGGATCCGACCAACCGCACCTGGATGAACGACGCCGTCGGCTATCTGCCGCCCGTGGGCCTGGGCGACGTGATGCGCGGTCTGACGCTCGGCGTCGTGGAACAGTCGCGGTCGGACCGGTTCGCAGTCGGGGATCTGGTCTCGACCGCCCTGGGCGGGTGGGGCGACTACGGCGTGGTGCCGGCCGGCGGCGTCTCGCGCGTCCATCGCGTGCCCGGCCTGCCGCTGACCGCCCATATGTCGGTCATGGGGATGACGGGCATGACCGCCTATTTCGGCGTCACCGACGTGCTGCGCCCGCAACCCGGCCAGACCCTGGTCGTCTCGGCCGCCGCCGGGGCCGTCGGCTCCATCGCCGGTCAGATCGCCAAACAGAAGGGCGCGCGGGTCATCGGCATCGCCGGCGGACCCGACAAATGCCGCTGGCTGGTCGAGGACCTCGGGTTCGACGGGGCCGTGGACTACAAGAACGAGGACGTCGGCACCGCGCTGGACCGCCTCTGCCCCAACGGCATCGATCTGAATTTCGAGAACGTCGGCGGCGACATCATGATCGCCGTCTGGAACCGGCTGAACATCGGGGCCCGGATGGCGGTCTGCGGCATGGTCTCGGCCTATAACGCGACCCAGCGCCCGCCCGCCCCCGATCTCAGCCGCCTGATCACCCACCGCATGACGGTCCAGGGCTTCCTCGTGCTGGACTATGCCCCGCGCGCCCGGGAGATGGCCGCCGAACTGGGCCCCTGGCTGGCCTCCGGACAGGTCAAGTGGAAGGTCCATGTCGACGACGGGCTGGAGGGGGCCGTGACCTCGCTGAACCGCCTCTTCACCGGCGACCACGACGGCAAGCTACTGGTCCGGGTCTCCGAAGAGCCGGCGGGCTGATCGGATGAGCGATCCGCTGCATATCCATTTCGAGGATCTCGAGATCGGCCAGGTCCTGCAGCTGGGGGCCTGCGCGGCCGACGAGGCGGCGATCGAACTGTTCGTGACCCATTTCGCGCCCGGCTGGGACGCCGCCTACGGGGCTCCCGAGGCCCTGGTCTATGCGCTGTGGAGCCGCCTGCATGCCGACAAGGCGGCCACCTGGGCCCAGTCCAAGCTGCTGGCCGTCGACGGCCTGCGCTTCATGCGCAATCCCCCCGCCGGCGAGCTGCTGCGCGGCCGCATGACGGTGATGGGCAAGGACCCCGTCGGCGACGAGAAGGGCATCGTCATCGCCCAGCACGACCTGCTCGACGAAGCCGGCCGCCTGGTCTTCTCCTGCCTGACGCGCGGGCTGTTCGTTCGGAGGTAGACAAGAGAAGGCCCCGCCGGCGAACCGACGGGGCCAATCAAAAACAACCGGGGCTCAAGTAGCCCGAAGGGCGATAGCCCCAAGAAAAACGCTTAAGCCGCGCTTGCGGCTTAAGCGTTCGCCGCCGTCGGCATCTCGGCCGCGCGCTGGAAGGCCAGGGCGATCAGACGGTCCCAGCCCAGCAGGGACACCAGATGGGCGTAGATCTGGCCCAGGGCACCGTTGTCGCGCAGCTCGGCCAGCTTCTCGGCCGGCAGGGCCTTCAGCTTGTCTTCCGACACCGCGAAATAGTCGGCCAGCTTCTGCGGCGCGCCGGGGTTGCCGTTCTCGTCGCGCGGGGTGAACACGGCCTCGCGCACGTCGAACAGGTCCAGTTCGGTCAGCAGGGCGACGAAGCTTTCCGTGCGTTGGCGCTCCTGCTCGAAATTGTTGCAGAACTCCATCGCCTGGTTGACGTAGTCGGTCGGCTTGCCGTCGGCGAACAGCGGGGCCTGGCCGCCTTCGACCAGGAAGGGCGCGGCGCGGTCGATGCACAGGATCATCCGACCGGCGCCCGGATCGTTGGCGAAGACGAACGGATAGCGGCGCACATAGGCCGGGATATAGGCCTCGGGGCGGAAGTCGCCGGCGAGGCTGACGTAGAGGTTCTCGGTCTGGCGCAGACCCATGACCGCGACCGGCTGCTTGGCCTCGCCCAGGAAGACGATCGGATAGGACAGGGCCGCCGGCGCGAACTCGGTGACCGTCAGGGGCACGACGTGCGAGGCGCCGACGAAGGCATAGGGCTTCTCGACCGGGTTGACGCCCAGTTTGCCGTGCAGCTCGCTCGAGAGCGGCTCGGGCTGCGAGTAGAACAGGACGTTTCCGTCCAGCTGGGCCTGGTTGCCGCCATTGGCTGCGATGGTATCGGTCATGGACGCGGGCTCTGGAATTGCAGGAAGCGCGCTTCTAGCCGACCGGGCGGGATCGGGCAAACGCCCGCGGGATCGGTCCTGCCGATTCACGTGCCAGGGGAGCGGGCGCAAGCCCTCCGCGGCGAAGCGCCGTCCGGGCGTCGCGCGACGCCGGTTGCGGTGGACGCCGACCCGCCCTAGCTGTGGCGTATGGGATCCGTCTGCGATCACGAGCACGCCCCCGGGGGGCTGTCGGCCAGCGAGATCGGCCGCGCCCTCACCCTGGCCGAAGACCGCTGCGTGGCCGACGGCGAGCGGATGACCGCGCCGCGCCGTCGCGTGCTGGAACTGCTGCTGCAGGCCGGCGAGGCGGTGAAGGCTTATGATCTGATCGCCCGGTTCGGGGCCGACGGGACCGCCGCCAAACCGCCCACCGTCTATCGCGCGCTCGACTTCCTCGAGAAGAAGGGCCTGGCGCACCGGATCGCCTCGATCAGCGCCTATGTCGCCTGCTCCGTCGGCGACCGCGCCCACGCCGCCGCCTTCCTGATCTGCGACTGCTGCGGCGCCACCGAGGAGGTCACGCCGCCGGAAGGCGAAGCCCTGCAGCAGGCCGCCTCGGCCTCCGGCTATCTGCTGCAGCGGACCACGATCGAGGGCCACGGCCGGTGCCCCGCGTGCCGGATCGCCGCATAACGACCTGATCCGCCGCGGCGACGCTGGCGCGGCGGGGCGCCGAGGCCTAGATTGGGTCATGGACGCCGCCCGGCTGACCCCACCCCGCCGCCTGACGGTCCCCATCCAGAATCGGTGGGGCGCGGGCGATATGGCCGTGCTGGACTTCGGCGACGCCAACCGGCCGGTCGACCTGATCTTCGTCCATGCGAACGGGTTCAACGCCCGCACCTACCGCACCCTGCTGGCGCCCCTGGCCTCGTCGATGCGCATCCTGGCCCCCGATCTGCGCGGTCACGGGGCGACCACCCTGCCGACTGCGACGGTCGGACGCCGCGGCTGGCACGACCACCGCGATGACCTGACCGCCCTGCTCGACACCTTTCCGGGTCCCCCGGTGGTGATGGCCGGCCATTCGATGGGCGGCACCGCCAGCCTGCTGGCGGCGGCCGAGCGTCCGGAGCGGGTTTCGCGGCTGGTCCTGTTCGATCCGGTGATCTGGCGCGGCCCGACCGCCCTGCTGTTCCGCACCCCGGTCCTGCGCCGCCTGGCCGAGCGGATTCCGATCGTGCGCGGGGCTCGCCGCCGCCGCCCGGGTTTCGACAGCCGGGAGGCGGCCCTGGCGGCCTATCGCGGACGAGGGGCCTTCAAGGGTTGGCCGGATCCCGTCCTGATCGACTATCTCGCCGAGGGTCTCGTGCCGTCGTCCGGCGACGGCCTGGTCCTGGCCTGCGCGCCGGACTGGGAAGCGTCGAACTATCTGGCCCAGGGGCACGACCCCTGGAAGGCGATGCGGACCTATCGCGGACCGACCCGGATCCTGAAGGCCGAGACCGGCTCGATCACCCAGGTGCCCGAAAAGCCGCGTGGCCTCGAGCATGTGGCGGTCGAGACCGCGCCCGGAACCGGCCACCTGTTCCCGATGGTCCGCGCCG is a window encoding:
- a CDS encoding SapC family protein, whose translation is MTDTIAANGGNQAQLDGNVLFYSQPEPLSSELHGKLGVNPVEKPYAFVGASHVVPLTVTEFAPAALSYPIVFLGEAKQPVAVMGLRQTENLYVSLAGDFRPEAYIPAYVRRYPFVFANDPGAGRMILCIDRAAPFLVEGGQAPLFADGKPTDYVNQAMEFCNNFEQERQRTESFVALLTELDLFDVREAVFTPRDENGNPGAPQKLADYFAVSEDKLKALPAEKLAELRDNGALGQIYAHLVSLLGWDRLIALAFQRAAEMPTAANA
- a CDS encoding Fur family transcriptional regulator — protein: MGSVCDHEHAPGGLSASEIGRALTLAEDRCVADGERMTAPRRRVLELLLQAGEAVKAYDLIARFGADGTAAKPPTVYRALDFLEKKGLAHRIASISAYVACSVGDRAHAAAFLICDCCGATEEVTPPEGEALQQAASASGYLLQRTTIEGHGRCPACRIAA
- a CDS encoding NepR family anti-sigma factor, with product MIDSPDSGRKPGTATPAASEPPLEEARLRQQAIGVKLRHMFDEVVNEPVPDEFLEILRRADERTAGGGKT
- a CDS encoding alpha/beta fold hydrolase; this encodes MDAARLTPPRRLTVPIQNRWGAGDMAVLDFGDANRPVDLIFVHANGFNARTYRTLLAPLASSMRILAPDLRGHGATTLPTATVGRRGWHDHRDDLTALLDTFPGPPVVMAGHSMGGTASLLAAAERPERVSRLVLFDPVIWRGPTALLFRTPVLRRLAERIPIVRGARRRRPGFDSREAALAAYRGRGAFKGWPDPVLIDYLAEGLVPSSGDGLVLACAPDWEASNYLAQGHDPWKAMRTYRGPTRILKAETGSITQVPEKPRGLEHVAVETAPGTGHLFPMVRADIVRDALFDAVV
- a CDS encoding NADP-dependent oxidoreductase — encoded protein: MAQQNRQWVLRQRPHGLVQDGDLELVSTPVPDLQPDELLIRTLYLSLDPTNRTWMNDAVGYLPPVGLGDVMRGLTLGVVEQSRSDRFAVGDLVSTALGGWGDYGVVPAGGVSRVHRVPGLPLTAHMSVMGMTGMTAYFGVTDVLRPQPGQTLVVSAAAGAVGSIAGQIAKQKGARVIGIAGGPDKCRWLVEDLGFDGAVDYKNEDVGTALDRLCPNGIDLNFENVGGDIMIAVWNRLNIGARMAVCGMVSAYNATQRPPAPDLSRLITHRMTVQGFLVLDYAPRAREMAAELGPWLASGQVKWKVHVDDGLEGAVTSLNRLFTGDHDGKLLVRVSEEPAG
- a CDS encoding response regulator, whose translation is MSLLARLAPHLPYVRRYARALTGDQATGDNYVRVALEALAAGERQLSPDMTPRVALYHVFHAIWSSTGAQLEDTSGLESSDASSRLMRIAPKSRQAFLLTALEGFTPSEAAQILSADAHGVERLIADAQAEIDAELATDVLIIEDEAIISADIESLVRELGHNVTATATTHDEAVDAVARHRPGLVLADIQLADGSSGIDAVKDILKRFDVPVIFITAFPERLLTGERPEPTFLITKPFQPETVKAAISQALFFHPSRQDKAAA
- a CDS encoding acyl dehydratase; the encoded protein is MSDPLHIHFEDLEIGQVLQLGACAADEAAIELFVTHFAPGWDAAYGAPEALVYALWSRLHADKAATWAQSKLLAVDGLRFMRNPPAGELLRGRMTVMGKDPVGDEKGIVIAQHDLLDEAGRLVFSCLTRGLFVRR